The proteins below come from a single candidate division WOR-3 bacterium genomic window:
- a CDS encoding Ig-like domain-containing protein: MKKFLAACLMCMMLWIACGGEDESEIPQVEITFPIDGSAVSGTVEITADATDDSVVVSVEFYIDDSLVSTDTLAPYAHSWSTAGLVDSSSHTIYAKAYDADDNEGISPTISVIVFNGFYESDDFNSYPSSSYLDSVYALLDGNGNWSSTDWNVMREEIAFDSNYIMVREFPVSSHNHATYHLTAQANIISLTVGFAYIEDTNAEIYVLVSPDDTTWVDVTDQFNISTTTTPTNTSVDLTAFLTGYGQDAYVRFEAEASGGTNWHCAIDDFWVSGTVE; the protein is encoded by the coding sequence GTGAAAAAATTCTTAGCAGCATGCCTCATGTGCATGATGTTGTGGATCGCGTGCGGGGGAGAGGATGAATCTGAGATACCACAGGTTGAGATCACCTTTCCGATTGATGGTTCCGCAGTAAGCGGAACAGTCGAAATAACTGCTGATGCTACAGATGACAGTGTCGTTGTGAGCGTGGAATTCTATATCGATGACTCGCTGGTCTCAACGGACACGTTAGCGCCCTATGCTCATTCGTGGTCGACGGCTGGGCTTGTAGATAGTTCAAGCCACACGATTTATGCGAAGGCGTATGATGCCGACGATAATGAAGGAATATCACCTACCATCAGCGTGATCGTCTTCAACGGTTTCTATGAATCCGACGACTTCAATTCTTATCCATCTTCTTCGTATCTCGACTCGGTATATGCGCTATTGGACGGTAATGGGAACTGGTCTTCGACTGATTGGAATGTGATGCGCGAAGAGATTGCATTTGACAGCAATTACATCATGGTCCGCGAATTTCCGGTCAGCTCTCACAATCACGCAACGTACCACCTGACTGCCCAGGCGAATATCATTAGCCTGACCGTCGGGTTTGCCTATATCGAAGATACGAATGCCGAAATATATGTTCTTGTCTCTCCCGACGATACCACCTGGGTGGACGTAACGGACCAGTTCAACATCTCAACGACGACCACACCGACGAATACATCTGTTGATCTAACCGCGTTCCTTACCGGTTACGGACAGGATGCCTATGTCAGATTCGAGGCAGAGGCGTCCGGCGGTACGAACTGGCACTGTGCGATCGATGACTTCTGGGTGTCCGGCACCGTAGAATAA